The DNA window GCGCTTCGGCTTCTCCGAGCTCATGATGTCCACCCTGGAGAACGACGGTGTGGCAAACACCGACGAGGCGCTGCTGGAGATTTACCGCAAGCAGCGCCCGGGCGAGCAGCCGACGCGCGATCTGGCGCAGTCCCTGCTGGAGAACTCCTTCTTCAAGGCGAAGCGCTACGACCTGGCTCGCGTGGGCCGCTACAAGGTCAACCGCAAGCTCGGTCTGGGCGGTGACCACGAGGGCCTGATGACGCTGACCGAAGAGGACATCGCCACCACGCTCGAGTACCTCGTGCGTCTGCACGCCGGCGAAACCGAGATGACCTCCCCGTCCGGCGAGATCATTCCGATCAACACCGACGACATTGACCACTTTGGTAACCGTCGTCTGCGTACTGTTGGCGAGTTGATCCAGAACCAGGTCCGCGTTGGCCTGTCCCGTATGGAGCGTGTTGTGCGCGAGCGCATGACCACCCAGGACGCAGAGTCGATCACGCCGACCTCGCTGATTAACGTGCGTCCGGTTTCCGCGGCCATCCGCGAGTTCTTCGGCACCTCCCAGCTGTCGCAGTTCATGGACCAGAACAACTCCCTGTCTGGCCTGACGCACAAGCGTCGTCTCTCCGCGCTGGGCCCGGGCGGTCTGTCGCGTGAGCGCGCCGGCATTGAGGTGCGAGACGTGCACCCCTCGCACTACGGCCGCATGTGCCCGATTGAGACCCCGGAAGGCCCGAACATTGGCCTGATCGGTGCCCTGTCCTCCTACGCACGCGTCAACCCCTTCGGGTTCATCGAGACGCCGTACCGCAAGGTGGACAACGGCCAGCTCACCGACCAGATCGACTACCTCACGGCTGACGAGGAGGACCGCTACGCCATCGCGCAGGCGGCCACCCCGATGACCAAGGACGGCGAGCTGACTGGCGAGCGCATCGAGGTCCGCCTGAAGGACGGCGACATTGGCGTTGTCGGGCCGCAGGGCGTCGACTACCTCGACATCTCCCCGCGCCAGATGGTTTCCGTGGCAACGGCCATGATTCCGTTCCTGGAGCACGACGATGCCAACCGTGCCCTCATGGGCGCGAACATGCAGAAGCAGGCCGTGCCGCTGCTGCGCGCCGAGGCCCCCTACGTGGCCACCGGTATGGAGCAGCGCGCCGCGTACGACGCGGGCGATACCGTCATTTCCCCGCTCTCGGGCGTTGTGGAAACCGTCACGGGTGACTACATCACCGTGCTGGGCGACGACGGCACGCGCGACACCCAGCAGCTGCGTACCTTCCACCGCACGAACCAGGGCACCTGCTACAACCAGACCCCGATCGTGTCCGCTGGCCAGCGTGTTGAGGCCGGCCAGGTCATCGCTGACGGCCCGGGCACCAAGGACGGCGAGATGTCGCTGGGCCGCAACCTGCTGGTTGCGTTCATGCCGTGGGAAGGCCACAACTACGAGGACGCCATCATCCTCAACCAGCGCGTGGTGGAGGAGGACATCCTCACCTCCGTGCACATTGAGGAGCACGAGATTGACGCCCGCGACACCAAGCTCGGTGCCGAGGAGATCACCCGCGAGATCCCGAACGTCTCTGAGGACGTGCTGAAGGACCTCGACGAGCGCGGCATCATCCGCATCGGCGCGGACGTGCGCGACGGCGACATCCTGGTCGGTAAGGTCACCCCGAAGGGTGAGACCGAGCTGACCCCTGAGGAGCGTCTGCTGCGCGCCATCTTCGGCGAGAAGGCCCGCGAGGTGCGCGATACTTCCCTGAAGGTGCCGCACGGCGAGACCGGCAAGGTCATTGCAGTGCGTCGCTTCTCCCGCGAGGACGACGACGATCTGTCCCCGGGTGTCAATGAGATGATCCGCGTCTACGTGGCGCAGAAGCGCAAGATCCAGGACGGCGACAAGATGGCCGGCCGCCACGGCAACAAGGGTGTTGTGGGCAAGATCCTGCCGACCGAGGACATGCCGTTCATGGAGGACGGCACCCCGGTGGACATCATCCTGAACACCCACGGTGTGCCGCGTCGTATGAACATTGGCCAGGTCCTCGAGGTACACCTCGGCTGGCTGGCTAAGGCCGGCTGGACCGTGAACCCGGACGATCCGGCCAACGCCGCGCTGCTGGAGACCCTGCCCGAGAAGCTGTACGACGTGCCGCCGGAGTCGCTCACCGCAACGCCGGTGTTCGACGGCGCGTCCAACGATGAGATCGCGGGCCTTCTGGCCAACTCCAAGCCGAACCGCGACGGCGACGTCATGGTCGATGCGCAGGGCAAGACCACGCTGTACGACGGCCGCTCGGGCGAGCCGTACAAGTACCCGATCTCTGTCGGCTACATGTACATGCTCAAGCTGCACCACCTCGTGGACGAGAAGATTCACGCTCGCTCCACCGGCCCGTACTCCATGATTACCCAGCAGCCGCTGGGCGGTAAGGCACAGTTCGGTGGCCAGCGCTTCGGCGAGATGGAGGTGTGGGCAATGCAGGCATACGGCGCTGCCTACACCCTGCAGGAACTGCTCACCATCAAGTCGGACGACGTGGTCGGCCGTGTGAAGGTCTACGAGGCAATCGTCAAGGGCGACAACATCCCGGACCCGGGCATCCCCGAGTCCTTCAAGGTGTTGCTCAAGGAGCTGCAGTCGCTGTGCCTCAACGTTGAGGTGCTCTCTACCGACGGCAGCGCCATGGAGCTCGACGGCGACGACGATGAGTTTGATCAGGCCGGCTCCTCGCTGGGCATCAACCTCTCGCGCGACGAGGGCTCTGCGGCGGATTCCGTCTAGACGCCAGGCGGGCGTCGAAAAGCATGCGCTTTACGACGCCTGGAAAGACAACGAGAAGAAACTATCCACACGCAATCCTCCCCAGCTGGGGGAGGTGAAAGGGAATTTACGTGTTTGACGTAAACCTCTTCAACGAGCTTCGCATCGGCCTGGCCACTGCCGAAGACATCCGTAAGTGGTCCCACGGTGAAGTAAAGAAGCCGGAGACTATTAACTACCGCACCCTCAAGCCCGAGAAGGACGGCCTGTTCTGCGAGCGCATTTTCGGCCCCACCCGCGACTGGGAGTGCGCCTGCGGTAAGTACAAGCGCGTCCGTTACAAAGGCATCATCTGTGAGCGCTGCGGCGTCGAGGTGACCAAGTCCAAGGTGCGCCGCGAGCGCATGGGCCACATCGAGCTCGCCGCTCCCGTGACCCACATCTGGTACTTCAAGGGCGTGCCCTCTCGCCTGGGCTACCTGCTTGACCTTGCGCCGAAGGACCTCGAGCGCATCATTTACTTCGCTGCCAACATCATCACCAGCGTCGACGAGGAGGCACGTCACAACGACATGTCCACCCTCGAGGCGGAGATGCTGCTGGAGAAGAAAGAAGTCGAGGAGGACGCTAACTCCGAGATCGCCGAGCGCGCCCACAAGCTGGAGGAAGACCTCGCCGAGCTCGAGGCTTCCGGGGCGACCGCCGCTGCCCGTAAGAAGGTGCAGCAGGCCGCGGATAAGGAGATGACCCACATCCGCGAGGCAGGCGAGCGCGAGGTTGAGCGCCTCGAGGAGATCTGGCAGACCTTCCAGAAGCTGGCTCCGAAGCAGATGATTATCGACGAGGTGCTCTACGAGGAGCTCGTCGACCGCTACGAGGACTACTTCACCGGCGGCATGGGCGCCGAGGCGATCCAGACCCTGATCCGCAACTTCGACCTCGAGGCCGAGGCCGAGGAGCTGCGCACCATCATCGCCGAGGGCAAGGGCCAGAAGAAGGTCCGCGCGCTCAAGCGTCTCAAGGTTGTCGCTGCGTTCCAGCGCTCTGGTAATGATCCGGCCGGCATGATCCTGGACGCGATCCCGGTGATCCCGCCGGAGCTGCGCCCGATGGTGCAGCTGGACGGTGGCCGCTTCGCCACCTCCGACCTGAACGACCTGTACCGTCGCGTGATCAACCGCAACAACCGCCTCAAGCGCATGATCGATCTGGGCGCGCCCGAGATCATCGTGAACAACGAGAAGCGCATGCTGCAGGAGTCCGTTGACGCGCTGTTCGACAACGGCCGCCGCGGCCGTCCGGTCACCGGTCCGGGCTCCCGCCCGCTGAAGTCCCTGTCTGACCTGCTCAAGGGCAAGCAGGGCCGCTTCCGTCAGAACCTGCTGGGCAAGCGTGTCGACTACTCCGGTCGTTCCGTGATTATTGTCGGCCCGCAGCTCAAGCTGCACGAGTGCGGTCTGCCGAAGCTGATGGCACTCGAGCTGTTCAAGCCCTTCGTGATGAAGCGCCTAGTGGACAACGACTACGCGCAGAACATCAAGAGCGCGAAGCGCATGGTCGAGCGCCAGCGCCCTGAGGTGTGGGACGTCCTCGAAGAGGCGATTTCCGAGCACCCGGTGTTGCTCAACCGCGCACCGACCCTGCACCGCCTGGGCATCCAGGCCTTCGAGCCGAAGCTGGTCGAGGGTAAGGCCATCCAGCTGCACCCGCTGGCCTGTGAGGCCTTCAACGCCGACTTCGACGGTGACCAGATGGCAGTCCACCTGCCGCTGTCCGCAGAGGCGCAGGCCGAGGCCCGCGTGCTCATGCTGTCGTCCAACAACATCCTGTCCCCGGCATCCGGTAAGCCGCTGGCGATCCCGCGACTGGATATGGTGACCGGCCTGTACTTCCTCACCATGGAGAAGTCCACCTCCGAGGTCGGCGGCGAGGGTGCATACGCGCCTGCCGACGAGAACGGCCCGGCACGCGGCGTGTACTCCTCCTACCGCGAGGCCATCATGGCCTACGACCGCGGCGTGCTCGGTCTGCAGGCTCCGATCAAGGTCCGCATCGACCACCTCCGCCCGACGGTTGAGGTGGAAAAGGAGCAGTTCCCGGACGGCTGGACCAAGGGTCAGCCGTGGATGATGGACACCACGCTCGGCCGCATCATGTTCAACGAGCTGCTGCCGTACAACTTCCCGTACCAGGAAGGCGCGATGGTGCGTAAGGGCGGCGGCTCCGGCAAGGTGCTGCTCGGCGACATTATCCAGGGCATGGTGGAGAAGTACCCCATGATCACTGTTGCGCAGACCCTGGACAAGCTGAAGGACGCCGGCTTCTACTGGTCCACCCGCTCGGGCGTGACCATTACGATGTCCGACGTGCTCGTGCTGCCGAACAAGACCGAGGTCTTGGAGCGCTACGAGAAGGAAGCCGAAGAGATCGAGCGCAAGTACTGGGAGAAGGGTGCGCTGACCGAGGAGAACCGCTACGACCGTCTGGTCGAGCTGTGGCAGGACGCCACCAACAAGGTCGGCCAGGCCGTCGAGGACCTGTACCCGGACGACAACCCGATTCCGATGATCGTGAAGTCCGGTGCTGCCGGTAACATGCGCCAGATCTGGACTCTGGCCGGCATGAAGGGCATGGTTGTGAACTCGCGCGGTGAGTACATCACCCGCCCGATCAAGACCTCCTTCCGCGAAGGCCTGTCCGTGATGGAGTACTTCAACAACTCCCACGGTTCCCGTAAGGGCCTGGCCGATACCGCGCTGCGTACCGCTGACTCCGGCTACCTCACCCGTCGTCTGGTGGACGTGGCCCAGGACGTCATCGTCCGCGAACTGGACTGCGGCACCCACCAGGGCGTCAAGGTTCCGGTTGCGGTGCCGCTCACAGGCTCCGAGGACAAGTTCGCCCGCCACGAGCTGGTCGAGACCTCCGTCTCCGGCCGCGTACTGGCTTCCGACGTCAAGGACGCCGAGGGCAACGTGCTCTTTGAGGCCGGCACCGAGCTGTCCGAGGAACGCATCGACACGCTCGTAGAGAAGGGCGTCACCGAGCTCAAGGTCCGCTCCGTGCTGACCTGCCAGACCCCGACCGGTGTCTGCGCTAAGTGCTACGGCAAGTCCATGGCCTCTGGCCAACTGGTGGATATCGGCGAGGCCGTCGGCATCGTCGCTGCACAGTCCATTGGTGAGCCGGGTACCCAGCTGACTATGCGTACCTTCCACCAGGGTGGTGTCGGCGGCGACATTACCGGTGGTCTGCCGCGTGTGCAGGAGCTGTTCGAGGCCCGCGTGCCGAAGAACTGCGCCCCGATCGCGTCGGTGGCCGGTACGATCTCGCTGGAGGACGAGGGCAACTTCTGGACGCTGACCATCCACCCGGACGACGGCTCCGACGACGTGGTCTACGAGAAGCTGTCCAAGCGCCAGGGCCTGGCCCAGGTACGCCGCCCGATGGAGTCCAACCCGGACGCCATGATCGAGCGTTCCCTGCGCGAGGGCGACCACGTGGAGGTCGGCGATCGCCTGCTCCGCGGTGCAGCGGATCCGCACGACGTGCTCGAGGTCCTCGGCCGCCGCGGTGTGGAGAAGCACCTCATCGACGAGGTCCAGGCTGTCTACCGCACCCAGGGTGTGTCGATTCACGACAAGCACATCGAGATCATCATCCGCCAGATGCTGCGCCGCGGCACGGTCATCGACTCCGGCTCGACCGAGTTCCTGCCGGGCACGCTGATCGACCTCGCCGAGGCACGCCAGGTCAACGCCGCCACCGTCGCGGACGAAGGCCAGCCGGCAGAGATGCGCTCCGAGATCATGGGTATCACCAAGGCCTCCTTGGCTACCGAGTCCTGGCTGTCGGCCGCCTCCTTCCAGGAGACGACCCGCGTGCTCACGGACGCCGCGATCAACAAGCGCTCCGACCAGCTCATCGGCCTGAAGGAGAACGTGATCATCGGTAAGCTGATCCCGGCCGGTACGGGCATCTCCCGCTACCGCAACATCCAGGTCAAGCCGACCGAGGCTGCGCGCTCCGCCGCGTACTCCATCCCGAGCTTTGGCGAGGGCATCTACGGCGACGAAGGCTTCGGCGAGTACACCGGCGCCTCCGTCCCGCTCGACGAGTACGGGCTCGACCAGATCTAGCCTTCTGGCTGACTGCTAGGTCTATTCGGTCTGCTATCCCGCGGCCCGGCTCCCTTCGTGGGGGCCGGGCCGCTGGCGTTTTGAGGTCTTCCACGGCCAAGAATTGTCGGCCGGGAAGCGATCCCGAGAGGTAGCCGCAAATGGAGCTAGCGCCGTTTGGGGAGATCGTTGGCAGGCGACCTGGGGTTTTACGGGCGATGCAGGTGCAAATGGAGCTAGCTCCGTTTTGTTATGTCCATAGAGTTTTTGGACACTTTCTAGCGGGTCAGGGCTATGCGAATCGTGGCGGCATGAGCGGCTTTAGTGATGCCGAGTGGGAGGCGATGCGCCAGCGCGCAGAAGAACTGCGCCGCGAAAAAAGGGCCGACCAGCTACGCCATCCAAGAACTCAACGACGATACCCGGCCGCGCATTCGCGAGCTTATTCGCCGCGCCGTTCACTAAACACGTGCGCCGCGGGCGGCGCGGACGATGCCTACCCCGCCCATGAGTGCGAGCCCGCGCACGCGTATGACAGGCGCATCCACCGGAAGGTCTGCGAGCGCGATGGTGCATGACGGGTGGGTTTCCACGCCGAATCCGCCCATGATTCCCAGGCCGGCGTCCACCACCCGCACGTCTTCCGGCACGATGATTTCGATGCCGCCCATGACTGCAAACGCGTTGATGATGGTCTCGTGTGCGCTCAGCCGCGCTTCGCGCAGGTCGAGGGAGTTGCCGCCCATGACCGTGATGGACGTGTGATTCGGAGCGACGAGCCAATCACCGCCGCGTTCGCTGCCGCCCATGATGGAAAGACTAAACGGGGAACCGCCTGATTCGCCGGTGGCGTAGCGAGCCATGGTGCCGTCTTGCCGGGCGGTTTGGTTGTGTTGGGTGGTGACGGGGGAGAGATCGTCGATAAGCGCAGGAAGCTCATCAACAAAGGTGGCTCCGTAGAGGGCAGCGGATCGCTCGTCGAACTCGGTGATCGTGAGCTGGCCATCGACGAATGCGTCGTGGAGGGTGGCTTCAGCACGAGCACGCTCGGCACTGCTGAGTCGCTTGCGGGGGAGGTTCGGCTCGCTCATAGAACGCAGATTAGCACGGATTTGCCGTGGCACCTTGGCATGTTGTACCCTTGACGAGGTTTCGCTCGCGATCGTTCGCGTGGCGGAAAAATACGAACTCCAAGCGGTTTCGTGTAAGCGCTGGTAGTTCATGCATCGGCAGGGCCCCGAAGAAGAGCCCTCATTTTTGCATGTGCGGCCACCTTCCACACGGATCGCGAGAACAAGAAAGAGCGTGAATGCCTACTATTCAGCAGCTGGTCCGCAAGGGCCGCCACGATAAGAGCCAGAAGGTGGCTACCGCTGCGCTGAAGGGCTCGCCCCAGCGTCGCGGCGTGTGCACCCGCGTGTACACCACCACCCCGAAGAAGCCGAACTCGGCACTGCGTAAGGTCGCACGTGTGCGCCTGACCTCCGGTATTGAGGTTTCCGCATACATCCCGGGCGAGGGCCACAACCTCCAGGAGCACTCCATGGTGCTCGTGCGCGGTGGTCGTGTGAAGGACCTCCCGGGCGTTCGCTACAAGATCATCCGTGGCGCGCTGGATACCCAGGGCGTGAAGGACCGTAAGCAGGCTCGTTCCCGTTACGGCGCAAAGAAGGGACAGTAATCAGATATGCGTAAGCAGCAAGCTCCGAAGCGTCCCGTAGTCAAGGACCCGGTATACCAGTCCGAGCTGGTGACCCAGCTGGTCAACAAGGTCCTCAAGGACGGCAAGAAGTCCACCGCCGAGCGCATCGTCTACGGTGCCCTCGAGCAGTGCCGCGAGAAGACCGGCACCGACCCGGTCGGCACCCTGGAGAAAGCTCTGGGCAACATTCGCCCGGACCTCGAGGTTCGTTCCCGCCGCGTTGGTGGCGCTACCTACCAGGTGCCTGTTGAGGTCAAGCCCGGCCGTTCCAACACCCTCGCACTGCGCTGGATGGTTACCTTTACCCGCCAGCGTCGTGAGAACACCATGGTTGAGCGCCTGGCTAACGAGATCCTCGATGCCTCCAACGGCCTCGGCGCATCCGTGAAGCGTCGCGAGGACATGCACA is part of the Corynebacterium imitans genome and encodes:
- a CDS encoding DUF1707 domain-containing protein, with translation MSEPNLPRKRLSSAERARAEATLHDAFVDGQLTITEFDERSAALYGATFVDELPALIDDLSPVTTQHNQTARQDGTMARYATGESGGSPFSLSIMGGSERGGDWLVAPNHTSITVMGGNSLDLREARLSAHETIINAFAVMGGIEIIVPEDVRVVDAGLGIMGGFGVETHPSCTIALADLPVDAPVIRVRGLALMGGVGIVRAARGARV
- a CDS encoding DNA-directed RNA polymerase subunit beta, with amino-acid sequence MLEGPNLAVSNQTMSMAEIPGAPERYSFAKIEEPITVPGLLDVQLESFAWLVGTSEWREREQELRGDEARVKSGLEDILDEISPIQDYSGNMSLTLSEPRFEDAKYTIEEAKDKDINYSAPLYVTAEFINNDTQEIKSQTVFIGDFPLMTDKGTFIVNGTERVVVSQLVRSPGVYFDETIDKSTERPLHAVKVIPSRGAWLEFDVDKRDTVGVRIDRKRRQPVTVLLKALGWTTEQITERFGFSELMMSTLENDGVANTDEALLEIYRKQRPGEQPTRDLAQSLLENSFFKAKRYDLARVGRYKVNRKLGLGGDHEGLMTLTEEDIATTLEYLVRLHAGETEMTSPSGEIIPINTDDIDHFGNRRLRTVGELIQNQVRVGLSRMERVVRERMTTQDAESITPTSLINVRPVSAAIREFFGTSQLSQFMDQNNSLSGLTHKRRLSALGPGGLSRERAGIEVRDVHPSHYGRMCPIETPEGPNIGLIGALSSYARVNPFGFIETPYRKVDNGQLTDQIDYLTADEEDRYAIAQAATPMTKDGELTGERIEVRLKDGDIGVVGPQGVDYLDISPRQMVSVATAMIPFLEHDDANRALMGANMQKQAVPLLRAEAPYVATGMEQRAAYDAGDTVISPLSGVVETVTGDYITVLGDDGTRDTQQLRTFHRTNQGTCYNQTPIVSAGQRVEAGQVIADGPGTKDGEMSLGRNLLVAFMPWEGHNYEDAIILNQRVVEEDILTSVHIEEHEIDARDTKLGAEEITREIPNVSEDVLKDLDERGIIRIGADVRDGDILVGKVTPKGETELTPEERLLRAIFGEKAREVRDTSLKVPHGETGKVIAVRRFSREDDDDLSPGVNEMIRVYVAQKRKIQDGDKMAGRHGNKGVVGKILPTEDMPFMEDGTPVDIILNTHGVPRRMNIGQVLEVHLGWLAKAGWTVNPDDPANAALLETLPEKLYDVPPESLTATPVFDGASNDEIAGLLANSKPNRDGDVMVDAQGKTTLYDGRSGEPYKYPISVGYMYMLKLHHLVDEKIHARSTGPYSMITQQPLGGKAQFGGQRFGEMEVWAMQAYGAAYTLQELLTIKSDDVVGRVKVYEAIVKGDNIPDPGIPESFKVLLKELQSLCLNVEVLSTDGSAMELDGDDDEFDQAGSSLGINLSRDEGSAADSV
- the rpsL gene encoding 30S ribosomal protein S12, which translates into the protein MPTIQQLVRKGRHDKSQKVATAALKGSPQRRGVCTRVYTTTPKKPNSALRKVARVRLTSGIEVSAYIPGEGHNLQEHSMVLVRGGRVKDLPGVRYKIIRGALDTQGVKDRKQARSRYGAKKGQ
- the rpsG gene encoding 30S ribosomal protein S7, whose product is MRKQQAPKRPVVKDPVYQSELVTQLVNKVLKDGKKSTAERIVYGALEQCREKTGTDPVGTLEKALGNIRPDLEVRSRRVGGATYQVPVEVKPGRSNTLALRWMVTFTRQRRENTMVERLANEILDASNGLGASVKRREDMHKMAEANRAFAHYRW
- a CDS encoding DNA-directed RNA polymerase subunit beta', which gives rise to MFDVNLFNELRIGLATAEDIRKWSHGEVKKPETINYRTLKPEKDGLFCERIFGPTRDWECACGKYKRVRYKGIICERCGVEVTKSKVRRERMGHIELAAPVTHIWYFKGVPSRLGYLLDLAPKDLERIIYFAANIITSVDEEARHNDMSTLEAEMLLEKKEVEEDANSEIAERAHKLEEDLAELEASGATAAARKKVQQAADKEMTHIREAGEREVERLEEIWQTFQKLAPKQMIIDEVLYEELVDRYEDYFTGGMGAEAIQTLIRNFDLEAEAEELRTIIAEGKGQKKVRALKRLKVVAAFQRSGNDPAGMILDAIPVIPPELRPMVQLDGGRFATSDLNDLYRRVINRNNRLKRMIDLGAPEIIVNNEKRMLQESVDALFDNGRRGRPVTGPGSRPLKSLSDLLKGKQGRFRQNLLGKRVDYSGRSVIIVGPQLKLHECGLPKLMALELFKPFVMKRLVDNDYAQNIKSAKRMVERQRPEVWDVLEEAISEHPVLLNRAPTLHRLGIQAFEPKLVEGKAIQLHPLACEAFNADFDGDQMAVHLPLSAEAQAEARVLMLSSNNILSPASGKPLAIPRLDMVTGLYFLTMEKSTSEVGGEGAYAPADENGPARGVYSSYREAIMAYDRGVLGLQAPIKVRIDHLRPTVEVEKEQFPDGWTKGQPWMMDTTLGRIMFNELLPYNFPYQEGAMVRKGGGSGKVLLGDIIQGMVEKYPMITVAQTLDKLKDAGFYWSTRSGVTITMSDVLVLPNKTEVLERYEKEAEEIERKYWEKGALTEENRYDRLVELWQDATNKVGQAVEDLYPDDNPIPMIVKSGAAGNMRQIWTLAGMKGMVVNSRGEYITRPIKTSFREGLSVMEYFNNSHGSRKGLADTALRTADSGYLTRRLVDVAQDVIVRELDCGTHQGVKVPVAVPLTGSEDKFARHELVETSVSGRVLASDVKDAEGNVLFEAGTELSEERIDTLVEKGVTELKVRSVLTCQTPTGVCAKCYGKSMASGQLVDIGEAVGIVAAQSIGEPGTQLTMRTFHQGGVGGDITGGLPRVQELFEARVPKNCAPIASVAGTISLEDEGNFWTLTIHPDDGSDDVVYEKLSKRQGLAQVRRPMESNPDAMIERSLREGDHVEVGDRLLRGAADPHDVLEVLGRRGVEKHLIDEVQAVYRTQGVSIHDKHIEIIIRQMLRRGTVIDSGSTEFLPGTLIDLAEARQVNAATVADEGQPAEMRSEIMGITKASLATESWLSAASFQETTRVLTDAAINKRSDQLIGLKENVIIGKLIPAGTGISRYRNIQVKPTEAARSAAYSIPSFGEGIYGDEGFGEYTGASVPLDEYGLDQI